From a region of the Panicum virgatum strain AP13 chromosome 2K, P.virgatum_v5, whole genome shotgun sequence genome:
- the LOC120661660 gene encoding DEAD-box ATP-dependent RNA helicase 53-like isoform X1, whose product MISLLRRALGPSPPPSAARWRRTLLAALLSPPGAAPGPARRAPALEPPRRAFRGAPSPLGFRAAAASRAGSGLDAGVAAGEDGGLEIAKLGISGRIVERLAARGITRLFPIQRAVLEPAMQGKDMIGRARTGTGKTLAFGIPIMDRIISYNEKIGSSRNPLAIVLAPTRELARQVEKEFRESAPLDTLCVYGGVPINQQMRVLNYGVDIVVGTPGRIIDLLRRGVLNLSEIQFVVLDEADQMLAVGFDEDVEVIMEQLPQNRQSMLFSATMPSWIRKISNKYLKDPVIIDLVGDSDQKLPEGISLYSIASDNFGKPSILGPLIKEHAKGGKCIVFTQTKREADRLAYVMGRSYPCQVLHGDISQNQRERTLSGFRDGRFNILVATDVAARGLDIPNVDLVVHYEIPNTSELFVHRSGRTARAGKKGSAILIYTYEQTRAVRVIEQDIGCRFTECVQLPKMPVADEAADMFNVMRDTRSRSVGGRRTGGSFGRESFGGFGDRRSSGFGDFGSNGGSFDRCGGFRDSGLRYRGGSGGFRRPSNEFGRSSFSRSDRFGDFGQGDFSRRG is encoded by the exons atgatctccctgctccgccgcgccctcggcccctccccgccgccgtccgccgcgcggtggcggaggacccTCCTCGCGGCGCTCCTATCCCCGCCGGGGGCCGCTCcgggccccgcgcgccgcgcgccggcgctcgagccgccgcggcgggcgttCCGCGGCGCGCCGAGCCCCCTGGGGTTCagggccgccgcagcctcgcgggCTGGGTCTGGACTGGACGCGGGcgtggcggcgggggaggacgGCGGGCTGGAGATCGCGAAGCTGGGCATCTCCGGGCGGATCGTCGAGAGGCTTGCCGCGCGGGGCATCACTAGGCTCTTCCCCATCCAG AGGGCTGTTCTTGAGCCAGCAATGCAAGGAAAAGACATGATTGGCCGTGCTCGAACAGGAACTGGGAAGACCTTGGCTTTTGGTATTCCTATTATGGACAGGATTATTAGCTACAATGAGAAGATTGG AAGCAGTAGGAATCCTTTAGCCATAGTCTTGGCACCAACAAGAGAACTTGCTCGGCAGGTTGAGAAGGAATTTAGAGAATCTGCTCCATTGGACACTCTCTGTGTCTATGGAGGTGTTCCTATCAATCAACAAATGAGAGTTCTTAACTATGGTGTTGACATAGTGGTTGGAACTCCCGGTCGAATTATTGATCTTTTGAGAAGAGGTGTTTTAAACCTTTCAGAGATCCAGTTTGTGGTTCTAGATGAAGCTGATCAGATGCTGGCTGTGGGTTTCGATGAAGATGTTGAGGTGATCATGGAACAGTTGCCACAGAACCGTCAGAGTATGCTGTTCTCTGCAACAATGCCTAGTTGGATAAGAAAAATTTCAAACAAGTACTTAAAGGATCCAGTTATAATCGACCTT gTTGGTGACTCAGACCAGAAATTGCCAGAAGGAATCTCTCTCTATTCCATTGCCTCTGACAACTTTGGGAAGCCATCAATTCTTGGTCCATTGATTAAA GAGCATGCTAAAGGTGGAAAATGCATTGTGTTTACTCAAACTAAACGAGAAGCGGATAGATTGGCATATGTTATGGGCAGGAGTTATCCATGTCAGGTGCTACATGGGGATATTTCACAGAATCAAAGAGAGAGGACACTCTCAGGATTTCGCGATGGCCGCTTCAATATCCTTGTGGCAACTGATGTTGCAGCTCGTGGATTAGACATTCCCAATGTCGATCTA GTGGTACATTATGAGATTCCAAATACCtcagagttgtttgttcacagaTCTGGGAGAACTGCACGAGCAGGGAAGAAAGGCAGTGCAATTTTGATATACACGTATGAGCAAACTAGAGCTGTAAGGGTCATTGAGCAAGATATAGGATGCAGGTTCACAGAG TGCGTGCAGCTTCCAAAGATGCCAGTTGCAGATGAGGCTGCAGACATGTTTAATGTCATGAGAGATACTCGCTCTAGATCAGTTGGAGGCAGAAGAACGGGTGGGTCTTTTGGCCGTGAAAGTTTTGGTGGCTTCGGAGATCGCCGCTCCAGCGGCTTTGGTGATTTTGGCAGCAATGGTGGTTCCTTTGATCGCTGTGGTGGGTTCCGCGACTCTGGTTTGAGATATCGCGGTGGTTCTGGAGGTTTCAGACGACCTTCCAATGAGTTTGGCAGGTCTAGTTTCAGTCGTTCTGATAGATTTGGCGACTTTGGACAAGGGGATTTCAGCAGGCGTGGCTGA
- the LOC120661675 gene encoding uncharacterized protein LOC120661675: protein MSDSPQLQHSPPPPAPPPPPPPPPPEASPTQAESAAANAQPQLNLIPVKPRMIIKGVLGRYERWNPVHPTAGTFWGVGLGLGCGVGWGPGFGPEVIGYVGAGCGVGFSVGFTLAGVGIGLPQHVLIRNNEDSGFASNMPFDSARYYAVTAIRGLVWDAINYVAAVRKESRQKLLKFQDNPPVSGGVGLPKLGKGMPSSIQSTVECIRAFKDEHWPS from the exons atgTCCGACTCCCCACAGCTCCAGCACTCGCCTCCCCctcccgccccgccgccaccgccgccgccgccgccgccggaggccagCCCAACACAAGCCGAGTCAGCGGCAGCAAATGCCCAGCCCCAGCTCAACCTG ATTCCGGTGAAGCCGAGGATGATCATCAAGGGCGTGCTCGGGCGGTACGAGCGCTGGAACCCCGTGCACCCGACAGCCGGCACCTTCTGGGGCGTCGGGCTCGGCCTCGGCTGCGGCGTTGGCTGGGGCCCGGGATTCGGGCCCGAGGTGATTGGGTACGTCGGCGCCGGGTGCGGCGTGGGGTTCAGCGTCGGCTTcacgctcgccggcgtcggcaTTGGCCTGCCGCAGCACGTCCTCATCAGGAACAACGAGGACAGCG GTTTTGCAAGCAATATGCCATTTGATTCAGCAAGGTACTACGCTGTAACTGCCATCAGAGGCTTGGTCTGGGATGCCATCAACTATGTAGCGGCAGTGAGGAAAGAATCTCGGCAGAAGCTTCTGAAGTTCCAGGACAACCCTCCTGTCTCAGGAGGAGTTGGTCTGCCCAAGCTGGGGAAAGGCATGCCAAGCAGCATCCAGTCCACCGTGGAATGCATCAGGGCCTTCAAAGATGAGCATTGGCCTTCTTAA
- the LOC120661685 gene encoding patatin-like protein 3 yields the protein MEMEAAADLAAGAEEGAKGDDAAGRLTYEIFSLLEAKFLFGRGHVAAGPPRAPAAGGRVCVLSIDGGARASDGLLAGAALVRLEAALRRRAGSPAARLPDFFDVAAGSGAGGVLAALLFARGPRGRPLYAAEDALAFLLRRVRRGGGGWPARRAVGLLGRRRGGAGSAFGPALGELTLRDTLRPVLVPCYDLGTRAPFLFSRADAAESPAHDFRLRDVCAATCAGGAAVEVVSVDGGTRIRAVGGGAALGNPTAAAITHVLNNRREFPAAAAVGDLLVMSIGTGEAAERGEVARIAAEGVSDMVDQAVAMAFGHSRTTNYIRIQGTAGGRRGGGGRRGPRACGGETGEQAVWKAEAMLLQRGVESVLFQGRKLAGETNAEKLERFARELAKEHARWRQQQQQAVEQASTDGGSTEAAPLEAPPPPRRRRPRIAKSVLE from the exons atggagatggaggccgccgcggatctcgcggcgggggcggaggagggcgcAAAGGGCGACGACGCGGCGGGCAGGCTCACCTACGAGATCTTCTCCCTCCTCGAGGCCAAGTTCCTCTTCGGCCGCGGCCACGTCGCCGCCgggcccccgcgcgcgccggccgcgggcggCAGGGTATGCGTCCTCTccatcgacggcggcgcgcgcgcgtccGATGGGCTCCTTGCCGGCGCCGCGCTCGTGCGGCTCGAGGccgcgctgcggcggcgcgcggggagccccgccgcgcggcTGCCCGACTTCTTCGACGTCGCGGCGGGGTCCGGCGCGGGGGGCGTCCTCGCGGCCCTGCTGTTCGCGCGCGGCCCGCGCGGGCGGCCCCTGTACGCCGCCGAGGACGcgctcgcgttcctgctccgccgcgtccggcgcgggggcgggggctggcccgcgcgccgcgccgtcgggctcctcggccgccgccgcggcggcgcggggtccGCCTTCGGACCGGCGCTCGGGGAGCTCACGCTCCGGGACACGCTGCGGCCGGTGCTGGTCCCGTGCTACGACCTCGGTACGCGGGCGCCGTTCCTCTTCTcccgcgccgacgccgccgagtCCCCCGCGCACGACTTCCGGCTCCGGGACGTGTGCGCCGCGacgtgcgcgggcggcgcggcggtggaggtcgtGTCCGTGGACGGCGGCACCCGGATCCgcgccgtgggcggcggcgccgcgctgggCAACCCCACGGCGGCCGCGATCACGCACGTGCTCAACAACCGGCGCGAgttccccgccgcggccgccgtcggcgACCTCCTGGTCATGTCCATCGGCACGGGGGAGGCCGCCGAGCGCGGGGAGGTCGCCCGGATCGCTGCCGAGGGCGTGTCCGACATG GTGGATCAAGCTGTCGCCATGGCGTTCGGACACAGCAGGACGACCAATTACATCCGCATCCAG GGCACGGCGGGgggccgtcgcggcggcggcgggcggcgggggccccgggcgtgcggcggcgagaCGGGGGAGCAGGCGGTGTGGAAGGCGGAGGCGATGCTGCTGCAGAGGGGCGTGGAGTCGGTGCTGTTCCAGGGCCGGAAGCTGGCCGGCGAGACCAACGCCGAGAAGCTGGAGCGCTTCGCGCGCGAGCTGGCCAAGGAGCACGCCCGCTggagacagcagcagcagcaggccgtcGAACAGGCGAGCACCGACGGCGGATCGACGGAGGCCGCGCCACTCGAAgcaccgcccccgccgcggcggcgccggccacgcATCGCTAAGTCTGTACTCGAATGA
- the LOC120661660 gene encoding DEAD-box ATP-dependent RNA helicase 53-like isoform X2, whose translation MISLLRRALGPSPPPSAARWRRTLLAALLSPPGAAPGPARRAPALEPPRRAFRGAPSPLGFRAAAASRAGSGLDAGVAAGEDGGLEIAKLGISGRIVERLAARGITRLFPIQRAVLEPAMQGKDMIGRARTGTGKTLAFGIPIMDRIISYNEKIGSSRNPLAIVLAPTRELARQVEKEFRESAPLDTLCVYGGVPINQQMRVLNYGVDIVVGTPGRIIDLLRRGVLNLSEIQFVVLDEADQMLAVGFDEDVEVIMEQLPQNRQSMLFSATMPSWIRKISNKYLKDPVIIDLVGDSDQKLPEGISLYSIASDNFGKPSILGPLIKEHAKGGKCIVFTQTKREADRLAYVMGRSYPCQVLHGDISQNQRERTLSGFRDGRFNILVATDVAARGLDIPNVDLVVHYEIPNTSELFVHRSGRTARAGKKGSAILIYTYEQTRAVRVIEQDIGCRFTELPKMPVADEAADMFNVMRDTRSRSVGGRRTGGSFGRESFGGFGDRRSSGFGDFGSNGGSFDRCGGFRDSGLRYRGGSGGFRRPSNEFGRSSFSRSDRFGDFGQGDFSRRG comes from the exons atgatctccctgctccgccgcgccctcggcccctccccgccgccgtccgccgcgcggtggcggaggacccTCCTCGCGGCGCTCCTATCCCCGCCGGGGGCCGCTCcgggccccgcgcgccgcgcgccggcgctcgagccgccgcggcgggcgttCCGCGGCGCGCCGAGCCCCCTGGGGTTCagggccgccgcagcctcgcgggCTGGGTCTGGACTGGACGCGGGcgtggcggcgggggaggacgGCGGGCTGGAGATCGCGAAGCTGGGCATCTCCGGGCGGATCGTCGAGAGGCTTGCCGCGCGGGGCATCACTAGGCTCTTCCCCATCCAG AGGGCTGTTCTTGAGCCAGCAATGCAAGGAAAAGACATGATTGGCCGTGCTCGAACAGGAACTGGGAAGACCTTGGCTTTTGGTATTCCTATTATGGACAGGATTATTAGCTACAATGAGAAGATTGG AAGCAGTAGGAATCCTTTAGCCATAGTCTTGGCACCAACAAGAGAACTTGCTCGGCAGGTTGAGAAGGAATTTAGAGAATCTGCTCCATTGGACACTCTCTGTGTCTATGGAGGTGTTCCTATCAATCAACAAATGAGAGTTCTTAACTATGGTGTTGACATAGTGGTTGGAACTCCCGGTCGAATTATTGATCTTTTGAGAAGAGGTGTTTTAAACCTTTCAGAGATCCAGTTTGTGGTTCTAGATGAAGCTGATCAGATGCTGGCTGTGGGTTTCGATGAAGATGTTGAGGTGATCATGGAACAGTTGCCACAGAACCGTCAGAGTATGCTGTTCTCTGCAACAATGCCTAGTTGGATAAGAAAAATTTCAAACAAGTACTTAAAGGATCCAGTTATAATCGACCTT gTTGGTGACTCAGACCAGAAATTGCCAGAAGGAATCTCTCTCTATTCCATTGCCTCTGACAACTTTGGGAAGCCATCAATTCTTGGTCCATTGATTAAA GAGCATGCTAAAGGTGGAAAATGCATTGTGTTTACTCAAACTAAACGAGAAGCGGATAGATTGGCATATGTTATGGGCAGGAGTTATCCATGTCAGGTGCTACATGGGGATATTTCACAGAATCAAAGAGAGAGGACACTCTCAGGATTTCGCGATGGCCGCTTCAATATCCTTGTGGCAACTGATGTTGCAGCTCGTGGATTAGACATTCCCAATGTCGATCTA GTGGTACATTATGAGATTCCAAATACCtcagagttgtttgttcacagaTCTGGGAGAACTGCACGAGCAGGGAAGAAAGGCAGTGCAATTTTGATATACACGTATGAGCAAACTAGAGCTGTAAGGGTCATTGAGCAAGATATAGGATGCAGGTTCACAGAG CTTCCAAAGATGCCAGTTGCAGATGAGGCTGCAGACATGTTTAATGTCATGAGAGATACTCGCTCTAGATCAGTTGGAGGCAGAAGAACGGGTGGGTCTTTTGGCCGTGAAAGTTTTGGTGGCTTCGGAGATCGCCGCTCCAGCGGCTTTGGTGATTTTGGCAGCAATGGTGGTTCCTTTGATCGCTGTGGTGGGTTCCGCGACTCTGGTTTGAGATATCGCGGTGGTTCTGGAGGTTTCAGACGACCTTCCAATGAGTTTGGCAGGTCTAGTTTCAGTCGTTCTGATAGATTTGGCGACTTTGGACAAGGGGATTTCAGCAGGCGTGGCTGA